From a region of the Vicingus serpentipes genome:
- a CDS encoding GAF domain-containing protein has protein sequence MAEELIVSDGISKEKKYEELIPQIKALVEGESDKTANLCNIMSALKWTFNWLWIGVYIVRGDELVLGPFQGPIACTRIQLGRGVSGTAWHKKEVIIVPNVDEFPDHIICNSASKSEIVLPVMNKNGDVSMILDADSDKLNDFDEIDEKYLSQVIEIIKKLG, from the coding sequence ATGGCGGAAGAATTAATAGTTTCGGATGGTATTTCGAAAGAAAAAAAATATGAGGAATTAATACCTCAAATAAAGGCATTAGTTGAAGGTGAAAGCGATAAGACCGCTAACCTTTGTAATATAATGTCTGCTTTAAAATGGACCTTCAATTGGCTTTGGATAGGTGTTTATATCGTTAGGGGTGATGAATTAGTTTTAGGACCTTTTCAAGGACCAATTGCTTGCACTAGAATACAATTAGGAAGAGGTGTAAGCGGAACAGCTTGGCATAAAAAAGAGGTAATTATTGTGCCTAATGTGGATGAATTTCCAGATCATATTATTTGTAATTCCGCTTCTAAATCAGAAATTGTATTACCCGTAATGAATAAAAATGGAGATGTTTCTATGATTTTAGATGCAGATAGTGACAAGCTGAATGATTTTGATGAAATAGACGAAAAATACTTATCGCAAGTTATAGAAATTATAAAAAAACTGGGTTGA
- a CDS encoding Ig-like domain-containing protein — protein sequence MRQKYIILLVVSIFIISCAQRSALSGGDKDILPPEVKEEFPANKTTNFIENTITVEFNEFISLDNLSSQLIVSPLMDETPDIAVKGKKLVIKIKSELKPNTTYSLNFGDAIKDITEGNIYPNYKYVFSTGSFIDSLNYEGKVIGAFDLTPKENVFVMLYDEFEDSIPKTKKPRYIAKTNKDGDYQITNISKGKYKLFALTDINSNYLFDLPNEEIGFYNELIQIDSSKTNNIIYSFTENTDLQYVTKSSNTAYGKIVLEFNMPADSIIIKSLNEDISLDIEEVSDDKKKKTFWLSDPSFTEKLDIVVYNNKAIIDTLELELINPDLFLDSTLTVNTNVGVKFDLNTAIQFTTAQPIAGIDTSKISLLEDSIKVDFKFTQDSVNIRRYNLIYPFKEKTDYLLFAEPSVFTDIYGLHNDTILKTFKTKRESDYGNLVLNVTPNITDNYIIHFTLNNKIVETRYGVGKAVFNFDYLTAGSYGIKLIVDRNNNKSWDTGNYNEKLQPEEVIYYQGTISIQENWDNKIDWIIE from the coding sequence TTGAGACAGAAGTACATCATATTGTTAGTTGTCTCAATTTTTATAATTTCTTGTGCTCAACGTTCTGCCTTGTCGGGAGGAGATAAAGATATTTTACCTCCAGAAGTAAAAGAGGAATTTCCAGCAAATAAGACAACCAATTTTATTGAAAATACGATTACAGTTGAGTTTAATGAATTTATAAGTTTAGATAATTTATCTAGTCAATTAATAGTTTCTCCTCTAATGGATGAAACACCTGATATAGCTGTGAAAGGTAAAAAATTGGTAATTAAAATTAAAAGCGAGTTAAAACCAAATACTACCTATAGTTTAAATTTTGGAGATGCGATAAAGGACATTACCGAAGGAAATATTTATCCAAATTATAAATATGTTTTTTCTACAGGTAGTTTTATTGACTCTTTAAATTATGAAGGAAAGGTTATAGGAGCTTTTGATTTAACGCCAAAAGAAAACGTTTTTGTAATGCTTTATGATGAGTTTGAAGATTCTATTCCTAAAACAAAAAAGCCGAGATATATTGCTAAAACGAATAAAGATGGAGATTACCAAATTACAAATATTAGTAAAGGAAAATATAAATTATTTGCTTTAACTGATATTAATAGCAATTATTTATTCGATTTACCAAATGAGGAAATAGGTTTTTACAATGAGTTAATACAAATTGATTCTTCAAAAACTAATAATATCATATACTCATTTACAGAAAATACAGATTTACAATACGTAACAAAAAGTTCAAATACAGCTTATGGAAAAATAGTGCTTGAATTTAATATGCCAGCAGATAGTATAATAATAAAATCTTTAAATGAAGATATTAGCCTTGATATTGAAGAGGTTTCAGATGACAAGAAAAAGAAAACATTTTGGTTATCTGACCCATCATTTACAGAAAAACTAGATATAGTGGTTTATAATAATAAAGCCATTATTGATACCCTTGAACTTGAGTTAATTAATCCTGATTTATTTTTAGACTCAACATTAACAGTTAATACAAATGTTGGAGTTAAGTTTGATTTAAACACAGCTATTCAATTTACAACCGCTCAACCCATAGCTGGAATAGATACTTCTAAAATTAGCTTGTTAGAAGATAGTATAAAAGTCGATTTTAAGTTTACACAAGACTCTGTAAATATTAGAAGATATAATTTAATTTATCCATTTAAAGAAAAAACGGATTATCTATTATTTGCAGAACCATCAGTATTTACCGATATATATGGTTTACATAATGATACTATCTTAAAAACCTTTAAAACAAAAAGGGAATCAGATTATGGTAATTTAGTTTTAAATGTAACTCCAAACATTACTGACAACTATATCATTCACTTTACATTAAATAATAAAATTGTTGAAACTAGATATGGAGTTGGTAAAGCAGTATTTAATTTTGATTATTTAACTGCTGGTAGTTATGGTATAAAACTTATTGTTGATAGGAACAACAATAAGAGTTGGGACACAGGAAACTACAATGAAAAATTACAACCAGAAGAAGTAATTTATTACCAAGGAACTATTTCGATTCAAGAAAATTGGGACAACAAAATTGATTGGATTATAGAGTAG
- the dinB gene encoding DNA polymerase IV yields MPDTIRKILHIDMDAFYASVEQRDNPELIGKPIAVGGSKERGVVAAASYEARKYGVRSAMPSITAYKKCPHIIFVKPRFDAYKEASRQIHEVFAEYTDLIEPLSLDEAYLDVTENKMNLEFAMDVAQEIKDKIKAKTGLTASAGISYNKFLAKIASDFNKPDGFYVITPKMATTFVEELKIEKFFGVGKVTAQKMHKHGIFKGADLKNKSLYDLERWFGKSGKYYYNVSRGIDNRLVNPNRIRKSIAAERTYSRDISTTPLLIERVNEVADILIKRLSKSETNGKSLTLKVKYADFKQITRSKTLPEPISHQEIKKMSAELIDLIPETEKGIRLLGLQISNFEQENNDQFLGQLEFDFKP; encoded by the coding sequence ATGCCTGATACAATTCGTAAAATATTGCACATTGATATGGATGCATTTTATGCTTCAGTAGAGCAAAGAGACAACCCTGAACTGATAGGTAAACCAATAGCTGTTGGCGGTTCTAAAGAAAGAGGTGTAGTTGCTGCTGCAAGTTATGAGGCACGTAAATATGGTGTTCGTTCTGCAATGCCCTCGATTACTGCTTACAAAAAATGTCCTCATATTATTTTTGTAAAACCTCGCTTCGACGCCTATAAAGAAGCTTCGCGACAGATACATGAAGTATTTGCTGAATATACCGACTTAATAGAACCACTATCATTAGATGAAGCTTATTTAGATGTAACTGAAAACAAAATGAACTTAGAGTTTGCAATGGATGTCGCTCAAGAAATTAAAGATAAGATAAAAGCAAAAACAGGATTAACAGCTTCTGCAGGAATTTCATACAATAAATTTTTAGCCAAAATTGCTTCTGATTTTAACAAACCTGATGGATTTTATGTGATTACCCCAAAAATGGCTACTACTTTTGTTGAAGAACTAAAAATTGAAAAGTTTTTTGGAGTTGGAAAAGTTACAGCTCAAAAAATGCACAAACACGGTATTTTTAAGGGTGCTGATTTAAAAAATAAAAGTTTATATGATTTAGAACGTTGGTTTGGTAAATCGGGTAAATACTATTACAATGTTTCTAGAGGAATAGATAATAGGTTGGTAAATCCAAACAGAATTAGAAAATCGATTGCTGCTGAACGAACGTACAGCAGAGATATAAGTACAACCCCCTTGTTAATAGAACGAGTTAATGAAGTTGCTGACATTTTAATTAAACGCTTAAGTAAAAGTGAAACCAACGGAAAAAGCTTAACGCTAAAAGTAAAGTATGCCGATTTTAAGCAGATTACTCGAAGTAAAACCTTACCCGAGCCTATTTCTCATCAAGAAATAAAAAAAATGAGTGCTGAATTAATTGATTTAATTCCAGAAACTGAAAAAGGGATTCGCTTACTAGGTTTGCAAATTTCAAATTTTGAACAAGAAAATAACGACCAATTTTTAGGGCAATTGGAATTTGATTTTAAACCTTAA
- a CDS encoding DUF5686 and carboxypeptidase-like regulatory domain-containing protein, whose translation MKHFLSILFGLFSLVTIYGQNTIKGKVIDEKTKEALPFVNIIDNNNNGATTDIDGNFSIVSTKSINSLKFSYVGYQVAEINVSNQQYIVAKLTSTSYELNEFVLLPGENPAHRIINNVVANRKIHNPEKSLDFKYESYNKLYITGAVDTAILNNPEKISSLDTNNQKAIEFLEKHHLFLMESVTERKYMQPDKSYEKVLASRVSGLQNNTFSLIATEIQSFSFYEEMLTVMDNSYLNPISVNSSNKYFFLIEDTTFSGSDTVFVISFRPKKGKNFKGLKGLLYINTNGFAVQNVIAEPAQEEEGFGVKIQQQYEKIENSWFPVQLNTTILFKTAQINDFKMLGIGKSYLKNIEINPDLNKKEFGIITTEVADDVTKKDEAFWFKYRGDTLSEKEQATYHVIDSVGKAENFDKKITGLEALLTGKLKWGYVNLDLNRFVKYNDYEGFRLGAGLHTSSKVSKVFSIGGYAAYGTKDKTVKYGGDFNTIISKQSDIELNFSYQKDVVEPGVVQFNSYEKPLLSAASNRNFYLSRMNDNEKMEARFQFRTLRYLKVFLFANQEKVSVTNNYFYRNKIDDNTTLFVQDYTFAEVGAEFKYAFKQKVIQTLNYKYAKATKYPILYAKVEQGLNQADGDYEYTRFTFRTEKQFNIKNIGKPKFFIETGFIVGDAPIVKMNTSIGTFKPKNFLVATENAFETMLPYEFFSDRFASLHFRHNFGSLLLKIKKFAPEFVVTTSVGYGDLSKPQNHGGVVFKTMEKGFYESGIAINNILKANFSTFGVSAHYRYGPYQFKKASENFTVKMSLGYSF comes from the coding sequence TTGAAACACTTCTTAAGTATACTTTTTGGGCTATTTAGCCTTGTTACAATTTATGGCCAAAACACCATTAAAGGGAAAGTTATTGACGAAAAAACAAAAGAAGCCTTACCATTTGTAAATATTATTGACAATAATAACAATGGAGCTACAACCGACATAGATGGTAATTTTAGTATAGTCTCAACTAAATCTATTAACTCCTTAAAGTTTAGCTATGTTGGCTATCAAGTTGCAGAAATCAATGTTTCCAATCAACAATACATTGTAGCAAAATTAACCTCAACCAGTTATGAATTAAACGAATTCGTTTTATTACCAGGCGAGAACCCTGCACATAGAATTATTAATAATGTAGTTGCCAACCGAAAAATACATAATCCGGAAAAAAGCTTAGATTTTAAATACGAGTCATATAACAAACTTTATATTACTGGTGCTGTTGACACAGCTATACTGAACAACCCTGAGAAGATAAGCTCACTTGACACCAACAACCAAAAAGCAATAGAATTTTTAGAAAAACATCATTTATTTTTAATGGAATCGGTAACTGAACGAAAATATATGCAGCCCGACAAAAGTTATGAAAAAGTGCTTGCATCTAGAGTTTCAGGTCTTCAAAATAATACTTTTTCACTTATCGCTACAGAAATTCAATCGTTTTCATTTTATGAGGAAATGCTAACCGTAATGGACAATTCATATCTTAATCCGATAAGCGTAAATAGTAGCAATAAATATTTTTTCTTGATTGAAGACACAACTTTTAGTGGGTCTGATACTGTTTTTGTGATTTCTTTCCGACCAAAAAAAGGTAAAAATTTTAAAGGATTAAAAGGATTGCTTTATATTAACACCAATGGCTTTGCAGTACAAAATGTAATTGCCGAACCTGCTCAAGAAGAGGAAGGTTTTGGTGTGAAAATTCAACAACAATATGAGAAAATAGAAAACAGTTGGTTTCCCGTTCAATTAAACACCACAATTTTATTTAAAACTGCTCAAATCAACGATTTTAAAATGCTAGGAATAGGTAAATCTTACCTTAAAAACATCGAGATTAATCCCGATTTAAACAAAAAAGAATTTGGAATAATTACTACTGAAGTTGCTGATGATGTAACAAAAAAAGATGAAGCGTTTTGGTTTAAATATCGTGGCGACACCTTATCAGAAAAAGAACAAGCAACTTACCATGTGATTGATAGTGTTGGTAAAGCTGAAAACTTCGATAAAAAAATAACAGGCCTTGAAGCATTATTGACCGGAAAATTAAAATGGGGTTATGTTAATTTAGATTTGAATCGTTTTGTTAAGTATAATGATTATGAAGGGTTTCGACTAGGAGCTGGGCTTCATACAAGTTCGAAAGTGTCAAAAGTATTTTCAATAGGTGGTTATGCAGCTTATGGAACAAAAGATAAAACTGTTAAATATGGTGGTGATTTTAATACTATAATAAGCAAACAAAGTGATATTGAACTTAATTTTTCTTATCAAAAAGACGTTGTAGAACCAGGAGTCGTTCAATTTAATAGTTATGAAAAACCTTTGTTATCAGCTGCTTCTAATCGAAATTTCTATCTAAGTAGAATGAACGACAATGAAAAAATGGAAGCTCGTTTTCAATTTAGAACACTTCGTTATTTAAAAGTGTTTTTGTTTGCAAACCAAGAAAAAGTAAGTGTAACCAACAATTATTTTTATCGCAATAAAATTGATGATAACACCACCTTGTTTGTTCAGGATTATACTTTTGCAGAAGTTGGAGCAGAATTTAAATATGCCTTTAAACAAAAAGTAATTCAAACGTTGAATTATAAATACGCTAAGGCAACAAAGTATCCTATTCTTTATGCTAAGGTTGAGCAAGGGTTAAATCAAGCTGATGGTGATTATGAATACACTCGATTTACATTTAGAACCGAAAAACAATTTAATATAAAGAACATTGGTAAGCCTAAATTTTTTATTGAAACTGGCTTTATTGTTGGAGATGCTCCCATTGTGAAAATGAATACAAGCATTGGTACATTTAAACCAAAAAACTTTTTGGTTGCTACCGAAAATGCTTTCGAAACAATGCTCCCTTACGAGTTTTTCTCTGACCGTTTTGCTTCACTACACTTTAGACACAATTTTGGAAGTTTGTTGTTAAAAATCAAAAAATTTGCTCCAGAATTTGTTGTTACTACAAGTGTTGGGTATGGTGATCTTTCAAAACCTCAAAATCATGGAGGAGTTGTTTTTAAAACAATGGAGAAAGGTTTTTATGAATCGGGTATTGCGATAAATAATATTTTAAAAGCAAACTTTAGCACTTTTGGTGTTTCTGCTCATTATCGTTATGGCCCTTATCAGTTTAAGAAAGCAAGCGAAAATTTTACCGTAAAAATGAGTTTAGGATATTCGTTTTAG
- a CDS encoding radical SAM/SPASM domain-containing protein produces MTTGFNDTFNLIRKLNFSRIVNALKVYISFYLAKHFNTQKAKGLPLSITIEPTTACNLGCPECPSGLKQFTRPEGNLKTDFYRKVIDEAKQHAFYLNFYFQGEPFINPNFLDMVGYANQQNIYTATSTNAHFLSDKKAKETVESGLSRLTISIDGTTQETYESYRKQGELAKVLEGTRNILKWKKELNSKTPYVIFQFLVVKPNEHQIEDAKQLATEMGVDEIRFKTAQLYDYKNGNELMPTIEKYSRYKKQKDGTFRLKNKMLNECWRMWSSCVVTWDGKIVPCCFDKDAKHQLGDLAQNSLKNIWQNDKYVGFRKALLTNRQAIDICQNCTEGTKVWE; encoded by the coding sequence ATGACAACAGGATTTAATGATACGTTTAATTTAATTAGGAAACTAAATTTTAGCCGTATTGTAAATGCTCTAAAAGTTTATATAAGTTTTTATTTAGCAAAGCATTTTAATACTCAAAAAGCTAAAGGATTACCATTAAGTATAACAATTGAACCAACTACCGCTTGTAATTTAGGCTGTCCCGAATGCCCAAGTGGACTTAAACAGTTTACTCGTCCTGAAGGAAATTTAAAAACAGATTTTTATAGAAAGGTGATTGATGAGGCTAAGCAGCATGCTTTTTATCTTAATTTTTATTTTCAAGGCGAGCCGTTTATTAATCCTAATTTTTTGGATATGGTTGGTTATGCTAACCAGCAAAATATTTATACCGCAACATCAACCAATGCTCATTTTTTATCCGATAAAAAAGCCAAAGAAACAGTAGAGTCAGGATTAAGTAGGTTAACTATTTCTATTGATGGGACAACACAAGAAACCTATGAAAGTTATAGAAAGCAAGGTGAATTAGCAAAAGTTTTAGAAGGTACTCGAAACATTTTGAAATGGAAAAAGGAGTTAAATTCTAAAACACCCTATGTAATTTTTCAGTTTTTGGTGGTAAAACCAAACGAACATCAAATTGAAGATGCAAAACAATTGGCAACAGAAATGGGAGTAGATGAAATTCGTTTTAAAACGGCACAATTGTATGATTATAAAAACGGCAACGAATTAATGCCAACAATCGAAAAATACTCGCGTTACAAAAAACAAAAAGACGGTACTTTCCGATTAAAAAACAAAATGTTAAATGAGTGTTGGCGGATGTGGAGCAGTTGTGTGGTAACATGGGACGGCAAAATTGTTCCTTGTTGTTTTGATAAAGATGCCAAACATCAATTAGGTGATTTAGCACAAAATTCGCTGAAAAATATTTGGCAGAACGATAAGTATGTTGGGTTTAGAAAAGCCTTACTTACCAATCGTCAAGCTATAGATATTTGCCAAAACTGTACAGAGGGCACAAAAGTGTGGGAGTAG
- the rlmF gene encoding 23S rRNA (adenine(1618)-N(6))-methyltransferase RlmF: MNPKKKVHPKEKTKIHSRSKHRGRYDFKALLNVCPELKTFVIINKYDDETIDFANPKAVIALNKALLMFHYGISYWDIPENYLCPPIPGRADYIHYAADLLGNSNYGKIPFGKSITCLDIGVGASCIYPIIGTSEYNWSFIGTDIDKASLASSQQIIDTNSNLVGKVELRLQPKINDIIYGVLGKDEAVDVMICNPPFHSSEEVAKAGTLKKLKNLNDKKTDEVVLNFGGQQNELWCKGGEKKFVGDYIRQSKNFSENCFWFTSLISKKDNLNNIYDALKKVDAIEVKTIPMGQGNKISRIVAWTFLTPEQQKEWRDKKWNKA, translated from the coding sequence ATGAACCCTAAAAAAAAAGTACACCCAAAAGAAAAAACTAAAATACACTCAAGAAGTAAACATCGTGGGCGATACGATTTTAAAGCATTGTTGAACGTTTGCCCTGAGTTAAAAACTTTTGTAATCATTAATAAATACGATGATGAAACAATTGATTTTGCTAACCCAAAAGCAGTTATAGCACTAAACAAAGCTTTACTAATGTTCCATTACGGAATTAGTTATTGGGATATTCCTGAAAATTATTTATGCCCTCCAATACCTGGAAGAGCAGATTACATACACTATGCTGCTGATTTGTTAGGTAATTCTAATTATGGAAAAATACCCTTTGGTAAATCTATAACTTGTTTAGATATTGGTGTAGGAGCAAGTTGTATTTACCCTATTATTGGGACTTCAGAGTACAATTGGTCTTTTATCGGTACAGACATTGATAAAGCATCTTTAGCTTCTTCTCAACAGATAATTGATACAAACTCAAATTTAGTTGGAAAGGTTGAATTAAGATTACAGCCCAAAATCAATGATATTATTTATGGTGTTTTAGGGAAAGATGAAGCTGTTGATGTAATGATATGCAACCCTCCTTTTCATAGCTCTGAAGAAGTTGCAAAAGCTGGAACATTAAAAAAGTTAAAAAACCTCAACGACAAGAAAACAGATGAAGTTGTTTTAAATTTTGGAGGTCAGCAAAACGAATTATGGTGCAAGGGTGGTGAGAAAAAATTTGTCGGTGACTATATCAGACAAAGTAAAAATTTTAGCGAAAATTGTTTTTGGTTTACTTCGCTAATCTCTAAAAAAGATAACCTTAACAACATTTACGATGCGCTAAAAAAAGTTGATGCAATTGAAGTAAAAACTATTCCGATGGGGCAAGGCAACAAAATTAGTAGAATTGTAGCTTGGACTTTTTTAACTCCAGAACAACAAAAAGAATGGCGAGACAAAAAGTGGAATAAAGCTTAA
- a CDS encoding RNA polymerase sigma factor: MTVREFNKCVDDYSDNLYRFVLKNIKDEDKAKDIIQDTFEKFWNKKDDVQEGKEKSYLFTTAYHTLIDVTRKEKRQGNFSEVKEESYSVDSQYSDLQEVLEEAINKLPEDQKAVIMLRDYEGYAYDEIAEITKLSESQVKVYIFRARKFLKQYLGSIEQVL, from the coding sequence TTGACAGTAAGGGAATTTAATAAATGTGTGGATGATTATTCCGATAATCTTTATCGCTTTGTGTTGAAAAACATTAAGGACGAGGATAAGGCTAAGGATATAATTCAAGATACGTTTGAAAAATTTTGGAATAAGAAAGACGATGTGCAGGAAGGAAAAGAAAAATCTTATTTGTTTACAACGGCATACCATACCTTAATAGATGTAACCAGAAAGGAAAAAAGACAAGGAAATTTTAGCGAGGTTAAAGAAGAAAGTTATAGTGTAGATAGTCAGTATTCTGATTTACAAGAAGTGCTGGAAGAAGCAATAAATAAATTACCAGAAGATCAAAAAGCAGTAATAATGTTGAGAGATTATGAAGGTTATGCTTACGATGAAATAGCTGAAATAACTAAGCTTTCAGAGTCGCAAGTAAAGGTTTACATATTTAGAGCACGAAAATTTTTAAAACAATATTTAGGAAGTATAGAACAGGTTTTATGA
- a CDS encoding GIN domain-containing protein, with protein sequence MKKLAFIISFFVLTSLGFSQGVERSLESFTGVKISSAFNVELIEGPSSSVKIEGVPEQYIENIITEVNGDVLNVYVKGKVKAANDMRLTISYQTLNSVEVSGASSVKANNAINANNFTIKTSGASSLELDVNAQDVKLTSSGASETILKGFAKTFSPSLSGASTLKAKNFQANKVEISTSGASNVSVYAAEEIYGSATGASDVNVYGNPPVSVISKSGASDVKGEEGGLNITIGNSNNSEDVNVIVGKTGVRVSDDESVNVNTANNNVSVINDTTRVKWRNTQILIIDDNVSIKREPKKRRNHWAGIDLGINGFVNSSGSFDLKNDPSLEAADPKKVTQFMELDYAKSWKLGINFWEHFFKLKEHHVGLVTGLGLEYNNYELRNNVSLIADGGSFVNNTLTPFNEEYTWGIVDTTLSYSKNRFKTFYITAPFLFEINTGQHKNKSFHVSTGAILGYKFKTKMKYKYEENGDTQKYKDTQNFNTNPFKVDLTARVGYGWFTAFATYSLTPLFENNRGPELHAFSVGMALIGF encoded by the coding sequence ATGAAAAAATTAGCATTTATAATCTCATTCTTTGTATTAACCTCATTAGGTTTTAGCCAAGGTGTAGAAAGAAGTTTAGAAAGTTTTACAGGAGTAAAAATTTCATCAGCGTTCAATGTTGAATTAATAGAAGGTCCTTCAAGTTCTGTTAAAATAGAAGGTGTACCTGAGCAATATATTGAAAACATTATTACAGAAGTAAACGGAGATGTGCTTAATGTTTATGTAAAAGGGAAAGTAAAAGCAGCAAATGATATGAGATTAACCATTAGTTACCAAACGCTTAATTCTGTTGAAGTAAGTGGGGCATCATCAGTAAAAGCAAATAATGCAATAAATGCTAACAACTTTACAATTAAAACAAGTGGAGCTTCCAGTCTTGAATTAGATGTAAATGCACAAGATGTTAAATTAACTTCTTCTGGAGCAAGTGAAACAATACTAAAAGGATTTGCAAAAACTTTTAGCCCTTCATTATCAGGAGCTTCAACACTTAAAGCAAAAAACTTTCAAGCAAATAAAGTAGAAATTAGTACTTCAGGAGCTTCTAATGTAAGTGTTTATGCAGCTGAAGAAATTTATGGATCAGCAACTGGAGCTTCTGATGTAAATGTATATGGAAATCCTCCAGTAAGTGTTATATCAAAATCTGGAGCATCTGATGTTAAAGGTGAAGAAGGAGGGTTAAATATTACTATTGGGAATAGCAATAATAGCGAAGATGTAAATGTAATAGTTGGTAAAACGGGAGTAAGAGTTAGTGATGACGAAAGTGTAAATGTAAATACTGCCAATAATAATGTAAGTGTTATTAATGATACAACAAGAGTAAAATGGAGAAACACTCAAATTTTAATTATCGATGATAATGTGTCAATTAAAAGAGAACCTAAAAAAAGAAGAAACCATTGGGCAGGAATTGATTTAGGTATAAATGGTTTTGTAAATTCTTCAGGTAGTTTCGACCTAAAAAATGATCCTAGTCTTGAAGCGGCTGACCCCAAAAAAGTAACTCAATTTATGGAGTTAGATTATGCTAAATCATGGAAATTAGGAATAAACTTTTGGGAACATTTTTTTAAATTAAAAGAACACCATGTAGGTTTAGTTACTGGATTAGGTTTGGAATATAATAATTATGAGTTAAGAAATAACGTTAGTTTAATTGCTGATGGAGGTTCATTTGTAAACAATACGTTAACTCCATTTAATGAAGAATATACGTGGGGAATTGTTGACACAACTTTAAGTTATTCTAAAAACAGATTTAAAACATTTTACATTACAGCTCCTTTTTTGTTTGAAATAAACACTGGGCAACATAAAAATAAATCTTTTCATGTTTCTACAGGAGCTATTTTAGGCTATAAGTTTAAAACAAAAATGAAATATAAGTATGAAGAGAATGGTGATACACAAAAGTATAAAGACACTCAAAACTTTAATACAAACCCTTTTAAAGTTGATTTAACAGCCAGAGTAGGTTATGGATGGTTTACAGCTTTTGCCACGTATAGTTTAACTCCATTGTTTGAAAATAATAGAGGACCAGAATTACACGCTTTTAGTGTTGGTATGGCCTTAATAGGATTTTAG